The following is a genomic window from Flavobacterium sp..
CAACAGTTTTCTGAAGTGTAAACATTGAAAGTAACAAGCATCTATCAAAATAATTAATCTGATTCTTAAATGAATAACTCCATATCTCACTTGGATTATTCAAACTTTCAATTATAAATGAGATAAAATCTTCTTTTGAATTACCATGATTTTTATAATTATCAGTTATGAATTCAATAATTCTAGGTGTATAATTTTTATGAATTATAATATTGTAGTAAAACTTATCTTCAACTATATATTCAATAAATTCTGGTTCTATATTTTTAAAGTACAGATGATTGTATAAAATTTTAGCTTTTTCATACTTATTATAATCATTAAGATTTAATTCATACTTGACAGCATCAAGTCTAGATCTTTTAATTTTTTCTGATTTTTCTTTTGCTTGTTCAAGAATTACTGTTCTTGTTGCTAAAATTAAATATTTATTAGGTGTATGCTTAATTCTATCTAGAAAATCAGCTATTTGATTTTCATTGTTACTTCCTGAAATTATTTCGTAATAAACTTCGCCAAGAAAATCGTCAAAATAAAAAACTTGCCTTTTATTATCGTCAGTTGAAATTACATCTTCTGCTTCTTTAATATCTCTAACTAAGTAGACTTCAAAATTTAATTTAGCCTTTTCAAATAGAAGTACATCTGCCAAAGTCGTTTTTCCTATTCCAGGTTGACCAGATATTAAAAGTATCTTATGTTTTTCTAAAATTTTATTCGCCTCATCTAAATTTTTGGTAAGAACATACAAAGGAATTTTATTTTTAATTCTTTGCAAATAACTTTTTGTTCTTGCCTCAATTGCATTATTTAAAATACTAGATAATGTTGTTGTGCTAGAAAACCAAAGTTTGAAATGATTTTTTTCAATTTCCTTAAATTCACTCAAATATTTATTTAAATCTTCTTTGCCAAAAATATCGTTTGATGTTAAGATATAAGGCTCAAAGGTTTCTCTAATAAGATCCTTTTCCTGATTAGAAAGTTCTATAGATGTAACAAAAATGTATCTATCAGGATTTAAGACTTTTACTTTTGAAACTTCCTTATTTTTTAAATCATATAATAACTTTGTAAAACCTGATTTTAAATAGTGCTTTGCTTGTACTACTATAGAGTTATTGTTTTCTATAGATGAAAACCTTAAATCTACTCCTTTATCTTTTCCTGATTTAAAATTTTGCAAGTCAAGTTTTAAATGAGCATTTAAAATATCACGTGATAATATTTCAAAATCTTTGTCATTTAAAGTTGAAAAATCATAATTCATAATTAATTAAGTGCTTTTATTCTG
Proteins encoded in this region:
- a CDS encoding restriction endonuclease, with translation MNYDFSTLNDKDFEILSRDILNAHLKLDLQNFKSGKDKGVDLRFSSIENNNSIVVQAKHYLKSGFTKLLYDLKNKEVSKVKVLNPDRYIFVTSIELSNQEKDLIRETFEPYILTSNDIFGKEDLNKYLSEFKEIEKNHFKLWFSSTTTLSSILNNAIEARTKSYLQRIKNKIPLYVLTKNLDEANKILEKHKILLISGQPGIGKTTLADVLLFEKAKLNFEVYLVRDIKEAEDVISTDDNKRQVFYFDDFLGEVYYEIISGSNNENQIADFLDRIKHTPNKYLILATRTVILEQAKEKSEKIKRSRLDAVKYELNLNDYNKYEKAKILYNHLYFKNIEPEFIEYIVEDKFYYNIIIHKNYTPRIIEFITDNYKNHGNSKEDFISFIIESLNNPSEIWSYSFKNQINYFDRCLLLSMFTLQKTVDDKLLNTIYQKRLEYERDVNNHKLENNQYNLSLKNLLEGFISASIVDIEMNIKNYKFINPSLSDFFISYLNNNINEKTAVISSIKYFEQLDIFNPEKEKLSLDITLQKIICDKVKKNELDSLDRFKENKLVGLNIVTLVKYCREIEIDETLFILLKQIDFKKIWWIRYNFFYVLNSLNKERLSIEFIKINFIDIIENLIDDLDDKDLILQLPSLFYKYNHDYNKFIENEKGFNLVFNQVSKIIVKEENYLFSSYKDLIFDKEDSIIHIYDPLKEIKSTLNKILLPKIIIDVEEEITEEIYNELIDDNIKKEEESQKKIKELENYYNDYEYRQDFDNKRIDELFENLQV